One stretch of Odocoileus virginianus isolate 20LAN1187 ecotype Illinois chromosome 26, Ovbor_1.2, whole genome shotgun sequence DNA includes these proteins:
- the MOBP gene encoding myelin-associated oligodendrocyte basic protein, with amino-acid sequence MSQKVAKEGPRLSKNQRFSEHFSIHCCPPFTFLNSKREIVDRKYSICKSGCFYQKKEEDWICCACQKTRPSRRATSPQRPKRQPAAPPAVVRAPAKPRSPPRPERQPRPRPEARPPPAKQRPPQKAKQQPRSSPQRGPGTSRGGSPVKASRLKKRTKPSPRKK; translated from the exons ATGAGTCAGAAAGTGGCTAAGGAGGGCCCCCGACTCTCCAAGAACCAGAGGTTCTCCGAGCACTTCAGCATACACTGCTGCCCGCCGTTCACCTTCCTCAACTCCAAACGCGAGATCGTGGACCGCAAGTACAGCATCTGTAAAAGTGGCTGCTTCTaccagaagaaagaggaggactGGATCTGCTGCGCCTGCCAGAAGACCAG ACCCAGCCGCCGCGCCACGTCCCCTCAGAGGCCCAAGCGCCAGCCAGCTGCACCCCCCGCGGTGGTCAGAGCGCCAGCCAAGCCACGGTCCCCTCCGAGGCCCGAACGCCAGCCACGCCCCCGCCCAGAAGCCCGGCCTCCACCAGCCAAGCAGCGCCCCCCTCAGAAGGCCAAGCAGCAGCCGCGCAGCAGCCCCCAGAGAGGGCCAGGCACCAGCCGTGGGGGGTCCCCCGTCAAAGCTTCTAG ATTGAAAAAGAGGACCAAGCCAAGCCCTCGGAAGAAGTGA